AGTTGACCCAAGGATGCAAATGCTCTTTGTCATATACTTCGCTCCCTTAAAAGCAATTATTAAAATAATCCAAATTTTGCAAGAAAATAGATTATTGGTGTGACCATGATTAAGCTGTCGAACCTGTCAAGCACACCGCCGTGTCCTGGTAAAATAGAGCCAAAATCCTTTTTCTGCTGCTGTCTTTTTAGCATTGAAGCAAACAAATCACCTGTGTGTGCAACTACAGATAGCATCATACCTTCTGCTGTACTTATAACCATAGTTGATAAATCAAAATTTTTGCCTGAAAATCCAAACTGATAAAACCAAACAGCAAGCACACCTCCAACCATTGCTCCAAAAAAGCCTTCTAAACTTTTCTTAGGACTTATATTACTCCATATTCTCCTTTTGCCAAGTGCGAGACCAGCAAAATACGCAAAAGTATCTGAAAGCCAGCATACAAGATAAGGAAGCCATATTAGCTTTTTCCCATTTCTAAATTCGCCCAAAAGCACTAAAAACAAAATGGGAAAGACTATATAAATAAAAGAGAATGCCACATAAATTATGCTTTGTGAAGCTATCCTGTTTTTAAAGCTTTCTATGAGGGCAAGTAGAAAAAGAAGCATAAATAAAACGAACATTTTGTTACCAATATTAACATCGCTGAAAACAACAATGCAGCTCAATGCTATGCTCAAATACAGCATATATCTTTCTATCTTAAACAAATTGAAAAATTCATACAAAGCAACTGCTGCAACAAGAGCACCAAAAATCTTCAGCCAAATACCACCAAAAAAGTTTGCTGCAGCAACCAACGCTATTCCCCAGATAGCAGTGATTATCCTCTGTTTCATTCTATTTCCTCCAAAAAGGCTATTTAACACCGCCAAATCTTCTTTCTCTCTTTTGATAGTCTTCGATAGCTTTTAAAAGGTGCTCCTTTTTGAAGTCTGGCCACAGGACATTTGAAAACCAAAATTCTGTATATGATATCTGCCACAAAAGAAAGTTTGAAACCCTCATCTCTCCACTAGGTCTTATCAAAAGGTCAGGGTCAGGGATCTCATTTGTGTAAAGGTATTTTTTAAAGAGGTCCTCATCAACATCTTCGATATCAATTTTACCACTCTTTATGTCCAAAGCCAAATTTTTTACCGCATTTATTATCTCCTGTCTTGCACCATAATTCAAAGCTATAACAACACAAAGTCCACGTTTGTCTTTGGTTCTTTCTTCAGCACTTACAATTCTCTCTTGAATATCTTTATCAAGCTTTGAAATATCCCCTATAACCCTGATTCTTATCTGGGTCTTGTGTATGAGGTTTTCTATCTCTGTATCAAAGAATTCTCTCAAAAGATTCATAAGATTTTCAACTTCCTCTTTAGGCCTTTTCCAGTTTTCTGTCGAAAAAGCGTAAACTGTAAGATATTTTAGCCCTATCTCATCAGCAAAAAGGACTATCTCTTTTAGTTTCTGCGCACCAAACCTGTGCCCCGCCGAACGTGGAAGACCTCTTTTTTTTGCCCATCTACCATTTCCATCCATAATGATTGCAATGTGCTGTGGCATCTTTTCTTTTTCTATTTTTATTTTTTCCCTTTTCAAAAATTCTAACATTTGACTCCATACTCCCTTTTTATTGATTAAAAAAATAACGGGGTTGCTGCCCCCGCCAAACCCTTGAAATTTCCCACTGTTGTAACTAAAAGTCTATACCTCCATAATCTCTTTTTCCTTTGCACTCAAAAGTTTCTCAATCTGCTCTATGTATTTGTC
The sequence above is drawn from the Caldicellulosiruptor bescii DSM 6725 genome and encodes:
- a CDS encoding isoprenyl transferase yields the protein MLEFLKREKIKIEKEKMPQHIAIIMDGNGRWAKKRGLPRSAGHRFGAQKLKEIVLFADEIGLKYLTVYAFSTENWKRPKEEVENLMNLLREFFDTEIENLIHKTQIRIRVIGDISKLDKDIQERIVSAEERTKDKRGLCVVIALNYGARQEIINAVKNLALDIKSGKIDIEDVDEDLFKKYLYTNEIPDPDLLIRPSGEMRVSNFLLWQISYTEFWFSNVLWPDFKKEHLLKAIEDYQKRERRFGGVK
- a CDS encoding phosphatidate cytidylyltransferase — protein: MKQRIITAIWGIALVAAANFFGGIWLKIFGALVAAVALYEFFNLFKIERYMLYLSIALSCIVVFSDVNIGNKMFVLFMLLFLLALIESFKNRIASQSIIYVAFSFIYIVFPILFLVLLGEFRNGKKLIWLPYLVCWLSDTFAYFAGLALGKRRIWSNISPKKSLEGFFGAMVGGVLAVWFYQFGFSGKNFDLSTMVISTAEGMMLSVVAHTGDLFASMLKRQQQKKDFGSILPGHGGVLDRFDSLIMVTPIIYFLAKFGLF